The following proteins are co-located in the Marinomonas profundi genome:
- the glk gene encoding glucokinase, whose translation MSHALIADLGGTNARFALVPIHQYEPLEVRVLPCKNYEDFFAAAADYIENCSVDMENIDAVVLAIAGPVNQAVIRFSNNPWHFTRDEVQSYFGDDKPVALLNDFDAVGYSLEVLSTKDMVVLGERSTVDPKAPCWVVGAGTGLGISCVVPQDNGPNMVLPGEGGHVDLSACNDLEDDILKFLRTRHKRVSAERVLSGMGLENLYEAIALREGIERRLTAPEIGEALKQGNDPIANAALEQFFVFLGRVIGDLVLSVESRGGVYIAGGIVPRYVNEILESGFREAMQDKGRMKEFVSPIPTFIVMSEYPGLMGCACYASHLVSKA comes from the coding sequence ATGTCCCATGCTTTAATCGCCGATCTTGGTGGAACGAATGCGCGCTTTGCCTTGGTTCCCATTCATCAGTATGAGCCTCTCGAAGTTAGAGTGCTTCCTTGTAAAAATTATGAAGATTTCTTTGCTGCAGCAGCAGATTATATCGAGAATTGCAGTGTTGATATGGAAAATATCGATGCGGTGGTGCTCGCTATAGCGGGCCCTGTCAATCAAGCGGTGATCCGCTTTTCTAATAACCCATGGCATTTTACCCGTGACGAAGTGCAGTCTTATTTTGGTGATGATAAACCCGTTGCCTTGCTGAATGACTTTGATGCGGTTGGTTACAGTTTAGAGGTTCTCTCCACCAAGGATATGGTGGTTTTAGGAGAGCGTTCTACGGTAGACCCAAAAGCGCCTTGCTGGGTGGTGGGAGCGGGTACTGGACTGGGGATTTCCTGCGTTGTTCCCCAAGACAACGGCCCTAACATGGTGTTGCCAGGTGAAGGCGGCCATGTGGACTTATCGGCTTGCAATGACCTTGAAGATGATATTCTGAAGTTCCTACGCACTCGCCATAAGCGCGTTTCGGCAGAACGAGTGCTGTCAGGAATGGGGCTTGAAAACTTATATGAAGCCATAGCGTTGCGGGAAGGAATAGAGCGACGTTTAACGGCACCTGAAATAGGCGAAGCGCTAAAGCAGGGAAATGATCCCATTGCAAACGCCGCATTAGAGCAGTTTTTTGTGTTCTTAGGTCGAGTGATTGGTGATCTTGTTTTATCGGTTGAGTCTCGTGGTGGTGTCTATATTGCGGGGGGGATTGTGCCTCGTTATGTAAATGAAATTCTTGAAAGCGGCTTTCGTGAGGCAATGCAAGATAAAGGTCGCATGAAAGAGTTTGTTTCACCTATTCCGACTTTTATTGTGATGTCTGAATACCCAGGGCTGATGGGGTGTGCTTGTTATGCATCTCATCTTGTGTCGAAAGCCTAA
- a CDS encoding sensor domain-containing diguanylate cyclase — MHDINELIDNVRRNEEIARKFFEIERCILSIGRCDQFVSTLTKEVQKQFNVPYVWVNLINEAPLSHLIENLEKMPDLRDRVLFTRRRSMIDIIKSSNKTVLVNTNLSRCWEIIPAVYRDIISSVAISPLTIDGELVGLFCQADADSTRYDATTKDTFLLDQLAIKISICLSNVTAREKLEYLATRDPLTGLLNRRQLELMLDREFARSKQQERDLTVVFVDCDAFKSINDTLGHNCGDEVLEYIAKRLLKYVHKQGLAFRFASDEFVFVMPGKSYEQAIMVAESIQDYLQSNPLRYKSNLVPITISYGGASVMSDAPSNYKHLLKTADERLYDYKNNRKRSVPTKVFKFLNRLR; from the coding sequence ATGCATGATATTAATGAATTGATTGACAACGTAAGACGCAATGAAGAGATTGCACGCAAATTTTTTGAAATAGAGCGTTGTATTCTTTCAATTGGGCGTTGTGATCAGTTTGTTTCAACGTTAACCAAAGAGGTGCAAAAACAGTTTAATGTGCCTTACGTTTGGGTAAATTTGATCAATGAAGCGCCTTTGTCTCATCTGATTGAAAACTTGGAAAAAATGCCGGATCTGCGTGATCGGGTGTTGTTCACAAGGCGCCGCTCGATGATCGACATCATTAAATCCAGTAATAAAACCGTTTTGGTTAATACCAACTTGAGCCGGTGTTGGGAGATTATTCCAGCGGTTTACCGTGATATTATTTCTTCTGTAGCGATTTCCCCGCTCACCATTGATGGCGAATTAGTGGGCTTGTTTTGTCAGGCAGACGCAGACAGTACGCGTTATGATGCCACGACCAAAGACACTTTTTTGCTTGATCAACTGGCTATTAAAATTTCAATTTGTTTGAGCAATGTGACCGCAAGAGAGAAGCTTGAATACTTGGCGACTCGTGATCCGTTAACGGGATTATTGAATCGACGGCAGCTTGAGTTAATGCTGGACCGTGAGTTCGCTCGATCCAAACAGCAAGAGCGCGATTTAACGGTCGTATTTGTCGATTGCGATGCCTTTAAGTCAATCAACGATACGCTAGGGCATAATTGTGGTGATGAAGTGTTAGAATATATCGCCAAGCGCTTGTTAAAATATGTGCATAAGCAGGGCTTGGCGTTTCGCTTCGCTAGTGATGAGTTTGTCTTTGTGATGCCGGGGAAAAGTTATGAGCAGGCCATCATGGTGGCGGAATCTATTCAGGACTACCTTCAATCCAATCCGTTGAGATATAAATCTAATCTTGTCCCAATTACTATTAGTTACGGTGGTGCTAGTGTGATGTCGGATGCGCCGAGTAATTATAAGCATTTGCTCAAAACAGCAGATGAGCGTCTCTATGACTATAAAAATAACCGTAAGCGATCTGTGCCAACTAAAGTCTTTAAGTTTTTAAATAGACTGCGCTAA
- the rpoD gene encoding RNA polymerase sigma factor RpoD, which produces MPDTQQSRLKELITKGKEQGYLTFSEVNDHLPDDLSDPEQVEEIIAMINDMGITVSEVAPDKDSLLMEEGDATDEAAAEEAAAALAAVEGDITRTTDPVRMYMREMGTVELLTRAGEIAIAKRIEEGTREVMAAISYFPGAVDVLLNAYTKVQEEEGRLSDIFSGFIDGDGEEPVFEETVTEEPVIDEDTADNDDDDDDSETTEEETDNGPDPEETALRFNDIKRIYIELNTLLETRDRQDPVVKSKQEELSISFAPIKLVPKLFDDLIDRVRSRMEKVRDQERLIMQVCVRKSGMPRTEFLKRFPSNETNPDWLKEQIASGADYATSLEENEAEFMRSQRKLRAVAKETGLTIAELKEINRRISIGETRARRAKKEMVEANLRLVISIAKKYTNRGLQFLDLIQEGNIGLMKAVDKFEYRRGYKFSTYATWWIRQAITRSIADQARTIRIPVHMIETINKLNRISRQMLQEMGREATPEELAARMDMPEDKIRKVLKIAKEPISMETPIGDDEDSHLGDFIEDDGAESPIDIATIEGLRESTTLVLAGLTAREAKVLRMRFGIDMNTDHTLEEVGKQFDVTRERIRQIEAKALRKLRHPSRSEHLRSFLDD; this is translated from the coding sequence ATGCCAGACACTCAACAGTCACGTCTCAAAGAGCTGATCACCAAGGGTAAAGAACAAGGTTACCTAACTTTTTCTGAAGTTAATGACCACCTCCCTGATGACCTTTCAGACCCGGAGCAAGTAGAAGAAATCATTGCCATGATCAACGACATGGGCATTACGGTTTCCGAAGTTGCACCCGATAAAGATAGCCTTCTTATGGAAGAAGGCGATGCGACAGATGAAGCCGCCGCTGAAGAAGCCGCCGCCGCTCTAGCCGCAGTAGAAGGGGACATTACTAGAACAACGGATCCTGTGCGCATGTACATGCGTGAAATGGGGACAGTTGAGCTACTGACTCGTGCCGGCGAAATTGCTATTGCAAAGCGCATCGAAGAAGGCACACGTGAAGTCATGGCGGCCATTTCTTACTTCCCTGGTGCCGTAGACGTATTGCTTAATGCCTACACCAAAGTACAGGAAGAAGAAGGTCGTCTGAGCGATATTTTTAGTGGTTTTATCGATGGCGATGGCGAAGAGCCTGTTTTTGAGGAAACCGTCACCGAAGAGCCGGTAATCGATGAAGATACCGCCGACAATGACGACGACGATGACGATTCAGAGACAACCGAAGAAGAAACCGATAACGGCCCTGACCCTGAAGAAACCGCATTGCGTTTCAATGACATCAAGCGCATCTACATCGAACTGAACACATTACTAGAAACCCGCGATCGCCAAGATCCTGTGGTTAAAAGTAAGCAGGAAGAATTAAGTATTAGCTTCGCACCGATCAAGCTTGTACCTAAACTGTTTGATGATCTGATCGACCGCGTCCGTTCTCGCATGGAAAAAGTGCGCGATCAAGAGCGCCTTATTATGCAAGTCTGCGTGCGTAAATCCGGCATGCCAAGAACCGAGTTTTTGAAGCGTTTCCCAAGCAATGAAACCAATCCAGATTGGCTTAAAGAGCAAATTGCTTCTGGTGCCGATTACGCGACCTCGCTGGAAGAAAACGAAGCGGAATTTATGCGCAGCCAGCGCAAACTTCGTGCCGTTGCAAAAGAAACAGGGCTAACGATCGCCGAACTTAAAGAAATCAATCGTCGCATTTCTATTGGTGAAACTCGTGCTCGTCGTGCGAAAAAAGAAATGGTCGAAGCCAACCTACGTTTGGTGATCTCTATTGCGAAGAAATACACCAACCGTGGTTTACAATTCTTAGACCTTATTCAAGAAGGCAATATCGGCCTAATGAAAGCGGTTGATAAATTTGAATACCGCCGCGGTTATAAGTTCTCGACTTACGCTACTTGGTGGATTCGTCAGGCAATCACGCGTTCGATTGCCGATCAGGCTCGCACTATCCGTATTCCAGTGCACATGATTGAAACGATTAACAAACTGAATCGTATCTCTCGTCAAATGCTGCAGGAAATGGGGCGCGAAGCAACGCCAGAAGAATTGGCCGCTCGCATGGACATGCCTGAAGACAAGATTCGTAAAGTATTGAAGATCGCTAAAGAACCTATCTCAATGGAAACCCCTATCGGTGACGACGAAGATTCTCACCTAGGCGACTTCATTGAAGACGATGGCGCTGAGTCACCGATTGATATCGCCACCATTGAAGGTTTGCGCGAGTCAACCACGCTGGTACTAGCTGGCCTAACAGCCCGTGAAGCCAAAGTGTTGCGCATGCGTTTCGGCATTGATATGAACACCGATCATACGCTTGAAGAAGTGGGTAAACAGTTTGACGTGACGCGTGAGCGTATTCGCCAAATTGAAGCCAAAGCACTGCGTAAACTACGCCATCCTAGCCGTTCCGAGCATCTAAGAAGCTTCTTGGACGACTAA
- a CDS encoding PhoH family protein → MEKIYVLDTNVLLHDPLAIYAFAEHKVVIPMTVLEELDVIKDRRDKDVSREARVAINTIDKIVSNASPRELQAGVPIRVMDSSDDDNNTDKKRNEGTLAIFPDQQITLTDNIPFLNGNHDHANDNRIINVGLSLQATHPRSTVCLVTKDINMRIKAKGSGLERVEDYRKDKVLDDLDLMSKGYIQFSGSFWSTIDSVNTETHGRHTVHVISKSHLPNIYFNMFVIDDEDFIGFVVNLDEEHVYLLDINKQHLMHQNFWGILPRNLEQAMAFYLLRHDNSDMMVMTGPAGSGKTLLALAYGLQVTMEEKRFNKIIVARSTPPMAEDIGFLPGTEEEKMAPWLAAFDDNLEILHGADEHSFSSIDYVKQKANIQFKSLNFMRGRSFNNALIIIDEAQGLTQFQLKSIVTRVGSNSKIIILGNLAQIDNKYITPLTSGLTYLVEKSKSFKYASIMHVNGIERSRLAEFAEENL, encoded by the coding sequence ATGGAAAAAATCTACGTTCTTGACACCAACGTGTTATTGCACGACCCATTGGCCATTTATGCTTTTGCCGAACACAAAGTCGTTATTCCTATGACCGTCCTTGAAGAGCTGGATGTCATTAAAGACAGAAGAGACAAAGACGTTAGCCGCGAAGCACGCGTTGCGATCAACACCATTGACAAAATAGTCAGTAATGCCTCACCCAGAGAGCTTCAAGCAGGCGTTCCTATCCGTGTAATGGACAGCAGTGATGATGACAACAACACCGATAAAAAGCGCAACGAAGGCACGCTGGCGATCTTCCCAGACCAACAAATCACCCTCACCGATAACATCCCTTTCCTAAATGGCAACCATGATCATGCTAATGATAACCGCATTATCAATGTCGGTTTAAGTTTGCAAGCCACGCACCCACGCTCTACTGTTTGCCTAGTAACAAAAGACATTAACATGCGCATCAAGGCAAAAGGGTCTGGACTAGAACGCGTAGAAGACTACCGAAAAGACAAGGTACTCGATGATTTAGACTTAATGAGCAAAGGCTATATTCAGTTTTCTGGCAGTTTCTGGTCGACTATAGACAGCGTCAACACAGAAACCCATGGACGCCATACCGTTCACGTCATTAGCAAAAGCCATTTACCCAACATCTATTTTAATATGTTTGTGATCGACGACGAGGACTTCATCGGCTTTGTCGTCAATCTTGACGAAGAACACGTCTATTTACTCGATATCAATAAACAGCATTTGATGCATCAAAACTTCTGGGGGATCTTGCCCCGTAATTTAGAGCAAGCCATGGCTTTCTATTTATTGCGTCATGACAATTCAGACATGATGGTAATGACAGGGCCAGCAGGTTCAGGCAAAACACTCTTAGCGCTCGCGTATGGCTTACAAGTCACCATGGAAGAAAAACGTTTCAATAAGATCATCGTGGCCAGATCAACCCCTCCGATGGCAGAAGATATTGGCTTCCTACCCGGTACAGAAGAAGAAAAAATGGCACCTTGGCTGGCGGCTTTCGACGACAACCTAGAAATCCTACATGGCGCCGACGAGCACTCTTTTAGCAGCATTGATTACGTAAAGCAAAAAGCCAACATTCAGTTTAAGTCATTAAACTTTATGCGTGGACGCTCCTTCAATAATGCCTTAATCATTATTGATGAGGCTCAAGGCCTAACGCAATTTCAACTCAAATCCATCGTGACTCGAGTCGGCAGCAACTCAAAAATCATTATATTAGGCAACCTAGCTCAAATTGACAACAAATACATTACTCCACTCACATCTGGATTGACCTATCTAGTTGAAAAATCCAAATCCTTCAAATACGCCAGCATTATGCATGTCAACGGTATAGAACGAAGCCGACTCGCTGAGTTTGCCGAAGAAAACCTATAA
- a CDS encoding acyl-CoA thioesterase has translation MNKLLIQKREEISETRVAKMVFPATTNHYDTLFGGIALQWMDEVAYIAATRFARKTMMTISTEQVDFKQPIPSGILVELIARVVHVGRTSLKVEVSIFLEQLDSDKRTKAVTGHFNFVAVDSNRKPTPIFDEETNN, from the coding sequence ATGAATAAGCTACTCATCCAAAAACGAGAAGAAATTTCAGAAACCCGTGTGGCAAAAATGGTTTTCCCCGCCACGACCAATCATTACGACACTTTATTTGGCGGTATAGCCTTACAATGGATGGACGAAGTGGCTTACATTGCCGCCACTCGCTTTGCCAGAAAAACCATGATGACGATTTCAACCGAACAAGTCGACTTTAAGCAACCTATCCCTTCCGGTATTTTGGTGGAGCTGATTGCGCGCGTCGTTCATGTAGGCCGCACGTCACTAAAAGTAGAAGTGTCTATTTTTCTTGAGCAGTTAGACAGCGATAAACGCACCAAGGCGGTGACAGGGCATTTCAATTTTGTCGCCGTAGACAGCAACAGAAAACCAACGCCGATTTTTGATGAAGAGACAAACAATTAG
- a CDS encoding DUF3080 family protein, whose amino-acid sequence MFVKPFFSKMLLGVIILLGVGSCDSRFDVDAVLSQYIMDLSRSSSLSFPTVAIAMPESLPSSRHRRQALSQFDIGLLDFLSLQQCDVGIVAGKKNSILGKVMPDSQRFLYELDIIRAIESCDIQNDELSKELQYVAQQKRVELPIAFGNAIFNGVESEAFFSLSNGFLPLNYSTALQQEMLSALNRLLVIGENLAALPVIDAHVFESDLKILMDSEYAGRLLYSLTQMTGYLNQVSRQIGGLDEGVCGAPMRYLKQQFEANYVQIIQPYMGRVNASAYQVLPLINRLAVSSAPLSGDMQGFMRQFSVADSVWLRYQQASQMHAKHWSALFDVCSISLQTR is encoded by the coding sequence ATGTTCGTAAAACCTTTTTTTTCTAAAATGCTGTTGGGCGTCATTATACTCCTTGGTGTGGGTAGTTGTGACTCTCGTTTTGACGTTGATGCCGTTTTATCTCAGTACATCATGGACCTGAGCCGCTCTTCGTCGCTGTCGTTTCCCACTGTGGCAATAGCGATGCCAGAAAGCCTGCCATCATCGCGCCATCGAAGGCAGGCTTTGAGTCAGTTTGATATTGGTTTGTTGGATTTTTTGTCTTTGCAGCAGTGCGATGTAGGGATTGTGGCAGGAAAAAAGAACAGTATTCTAGGCAAGGTGATGCCGGACAGTCAGCGCTTTTTGTATGAGTTGGATATTATTCGAGCGATTGAGTCTTGTGATATTCAAAATGACGAGTTGTCGAAAGAGTTACAATATGTCGCCCAGCAAAAGCGTGTTGAATTGCCGATTGCTTTTGGTAATGCCATTTTTAATGGTGTAGAGAGTGAGGCTTTTTTTAGTTTGTCTAATGGTTTTTTGCCGTTGAATTATTCCACGGCGCTGCAGCAAGAGATGCTGAGTGCTTTGAATCGATTGCTTGTTATTGGTGAGAATCTTGCTGCTCTACCCGTGATTGATGCCCATGTCTTTGAAAGCGATCTAAAAATACTGATGGACAGTGAGTACGCGGGTCGATTGTTGTATTCACTAACGCAGATGACAGGTTATTTGAATCAGGTTTCTCGTCAGATTGGGGGGCTGGATGAGGGTGTTTGTGGTGCGCCGATGAGATATCTAAAGCAGCAGTTTGAGGCCAATTATGTGCAAATTATTCAGCCTTATATGGGCAGAGTAAACGCCAGTGCCTATCAGGTTTTGCCGCTTATTAATCGACTCGCGGTCTCAAGTGCGCCGCTCAGTGGAGATATGCAGGGTTTTATGCGGCAATTTTCAGTTGCCGACAGTGTTTGGTTACGTTATCAACAGGCTTCTCAGATGCACGCTAAACACTGGAGTGCCTTGTTTGATGTGTGTTCGATATCGCTTCAAACACGCTAG
- a CDS encoding bifunctional 4-hydroxy-2-oxoglutarate aldolase/2-dehydro-3-deoxy-phosphogluconate aldolase, whose product MTTSYTAEQVMTATPVVPVIVVDSVEQAVALGKALVAGGVPVLEVTLRTPVALEAITALRKEVPGAIVGAGTVCSRAQYIQAIEAGSQFIISPGMTADLLAVGKEYDVPYLPAVATISDILLGMEYGYDRFKFFPAEVNGGVKALKAFGGPLPQIKFCPTGGIGANNFREYLALPNVLCVGGSWIVPTDLVRAEKWAEITELAKSVAQ is encoded by the coding sequence ATGACTACTTCTTATACTGCTGAGCAGGTAATGACCGCGACGCCTGTCGTGCCTGTTATTGTTGTTGATAGCGTAGAGCAGGCTGTTGCATTGGGCAAAGCGCTGGTTGCTGGTGGCGTGCCTGTTTTGGAGGTGACTTTGCGTACACCGGTCGCCTTAGAAGCGATTACGGCGCTTCGCAAGGAAGTTCCTGGGGCGATTGTGGGAGCTGGGACAGTTTGTTCTCGTGCCCAATATATTCAAGCCATCGAAGCGGGCTCCCAGTTTATTATCAGCCCAGGAATGACCGCTGACTTATTGGCGGTGGGCAAAGAGTACGACGTACCTTACTTGCCCGCCGTGGCAACCATTTCGGATATTTTGTTGGGGATGGAGTACGGTTATGACCGTTTTAAATTTTTCCCTGCTGAAGTGAATGGTGGCGTTAAGGCGTTAAAAGCCTTTGGCGGCCCATTGCCGCAAATCAAATTCTGTCCAACGGGCGGTATTGGTGCGAACAATTTCCGCGAATATTTGGCCTTGCCAAATGTGCTTTGTGTGGGGGGGTCTTGGATTGTGCCAACCGACTTAGTTCGTGCTGAGAAGTGGGCTGAGATTACGGAACTGGCGAAATCTGTGGCTCAGTAA
- a CDS encoding LPP20 family lipoprotein, with the protein MMFKVVSVLVASVVLTACSKDVINTPVAAIPDCVFADGSNQAAPDWVCGAPIEGVALSAVGYSEKSAAGPNYMKQMAATSARVELAQVLSVDLQNMVKQYVETTGAGDAETVDRVNSVVTKQVTEQQLIGSKVVRQMPTPSGGLVVLVGLDPAQAEDVAESILRSSMRNEAALFQKLEAEKSFDELASEIAKRRMN; encoded by the coding sequence ATGATGTTTAAAGTAGTAAGTGTGTTAGTGGCGAGTGTTGTGTTAACAGCTTGCAGTAAGGATGTCATCAACACGCCGGTGGCCGCGATTCCTGATTGTGTGTTTGCTGATGGGTCTAATCAAGCCGCACCAGATTGGGTCTGTGGCGCGCCTATTGAGGGTGTTGCTTTATCTGCGGTTGGCTACAGTGAAAAATCGGCGGCAGGCCCCAATTATATGAAGCAAATGGCCGCCACGTCAGCGCGTGTTGAGTTGGCTCAAGTGCTGAGTGTTGATTTGCAAAATATGGTGAAGCAGTACGTTGAGACAACGGGTGCGGGCGATGCTGAAACCGTTGACCGTGTGAATAGTGTGGTGACTAAACAGGTAACAGAGCAGCAATTAATTGGCTCTAAAGTGGTTCGCCAAATGCCAACGCCTTCGGGTGGCTTGGTCGTCTTGGTGGGCTTGGATCCTGCTCAAGCGGAAGACGTGGCTGAAAGTATTTTGCGCTCTTCGATGAGAAATGAAGCGGCGTTATTTCAAAAGTTAGAGGCAGAAAAGAGCTTTGATGAACTGGCCTCTGAAATTGCTAAGCGTCGAATGAATTAA
- the zwf gene encoding glucose-6-phosphate dehydrogenase codes for MKASLKACDVVIFGGGGDLAMRKLLPALYHLDMDGLLAPTTRIIGASRREVSTEEYQTKIRAALDEFVPSSIGDEKTWPRFKERLSYVSVDAQQEADFSRLNDHEVGGDNRDVVFYLATSPDLFGSICTSLAAHGLNADRMRVVLEKPLGRDLVSSRAINDEVMKNFSEQQAFRIDHYLGKETVQNLLAIRFGNTLFEPLWDSAHIDNVQITVSETVGVEGRWGYYDNAGAMRDMVQNHLIQLLCLVAMEPPGRMDADSVRDEKIKVLKALRPIAGANAYTKTVRGQYAKGMINGKEVKGYFDEEGSNPTSRTETFVALRADIDNWRWAGVPFYLRTGKRLGQRYSEIVIQYKAVPHSIFSDESNRQLQRNQLIIRLQPEEKISLTVMNKVPGASEGMNLQPVDLNLSLTEAFNDKRSPEAYERLLLDVMRNDATLFMRYDEVEAAWKWVDGIMSAWSQTSERPKEYASGSWGPAASMALPIKDGRNWHDY; via the coding sequence ATGAAGGCCAGTTTAAAAGCCTGTGACGTTGTCATTTTTGGTGGCGGCGGTGATCTTGCGATGCGTAAGTTATTGCCCGCTTTGTACCATTTGGATATGGATGGTTTGCTTGCTCCAACGACGCGCATTATTGGTGCTTCGAGACGGGAAGTGAGTACCGAAGAATATCAAACAAAGATTCGAGCGGCGCTTGATGAGTTTGTTCCTTCTAGTATCGGAGACGAAAAAACATGGCCGCGCTTTAAAGAGCGGTTAAGTTATGTGTCTGTGGATGCTCAGCAAGAAGCCGATTTTTCTCGTCTGAATGATCATGAAGTTGGTGGTGATAATCGCGATGTGGTGTTTTATCTTGCGACTTCGCCTGATTTATTTGGCTCTATTTGTACTTCGTTGGCCGCTCACGGCTTGAATGCCGATCGTATGCGAGTGGTATTAGAAAAACCACTAGGTCGCGATTTGGTGTCATCTCGCGCCATTAACGACGAAGTGATGAAGAACTTTAGTGAACAACAAGCCTTCCGTATTGATCATTACCTTGGTAAAGAAACGGTACAGAATTTATTGGCTATTCGCTTTGGTAATACACTGTTTGAACCCTTATGGGACAGTGCGCATATTGATAATGTGCAGATTACCGTTTCTGAAACGGTTGGTGTAGAAGGGCGCTGGGGTTATTACGATAATGCCGGTGCCATGCGTGACATGGTGCAAAACCATTTGATTCAGTTGTTATGTTTGGTGGCGATGGAGCCGCCTGGTCGAATGGATGCGGATTCCGTACGCGATGAAAAAATTAAAGTATTAAAAGCTTTGCGTCCTATCGCTGGAGCAAACGCTTATACCAAAACCGTGCGTGGTCAATATGCGAAAGGCATGATTAACGGTAAAGAAGTAAAAGGCTATTTCGATGAAGAGGGTAGTAACCCGACTTCAAGAACGGAAACTTTTGTGGCTTTACGAGCGGATATCGACAACTGGCGTTGGGCTGGCGTGCCTTTTTACCTTAGAACGGGCAAGCGTTTAGGTCAGCGTTATTCTGAAATTGTGATTCAGTACAAGGCGGTTCCGCACAGTATCTTTAGTGATGAAAGCAACCGTCAACTACAGCGTAATCAGCTAATTATTCGTCTTCAGCCAGAAGAGAAAATCTCTTTGACGGTGATGAATAAAGTACCTGGTGCAAGCGAAGGAATGAATCTTCAGCCGGTTGATTTGAACTTAAGTCTAACCGAAGCCTTTAATGACAAGCGTAGTCCAGAAGCCTATGAGCGACTGTTGTTGGACGTGATGCGTAATGATGCCACCTTGTTCATGCGCTACGATGAAGTAGAAGCCGCGTGGAAATGGGTGGACGGCATTATGTCCGCTTGGAGCCAAACCAGCGAGCGTCCTAAAGAGTACGCTTCGGGTTCTTGGGGGCCTGCTGCGTCTATGGCGTTGCCGATTAAAGATGGCCGCAATTGGCATGACTATTAA